From Xylocopilactobacillus apis, a single genomic window includes:
- a CDS encoding PTS sugar transporter subunit IIA yields the protein MKQLILISHGNFCVELKKSAEMIMGPQENIHAVPLLPEDGQGDFLNKFNETVKDMDDYVVFADLMGGTPANTVSKEIMRGKKIQLYAGVNLPMVIEFVNSTMINQSSTYVDVAKDGIVNVNDVIAGNDDDEDE from the coding sequence ATGAAACAACTTATTTTAATTAGCCATGGAAACTTTTGTGTTGAATTAAAGAAAAGTGCCGAAATGATCATGGGACCGCAAGAAAATATTCATGCGGTTCCTCTACTGCCTGAAGATGGTCAAGGAGACTTTTTAAATAAATTTAATGAGACTGTTAAAGATATGGATGATTATGTAGTATTTGCTGATTTAATGGGTGGAACACCAGCTAATACGGTCTCAAAAGAAATTATGCGAGGCAAAAAAATTCAGCTTTATGCCGGTGTTAATTTACCAATGGTAATTGAGTTTGTAAACAGTACGATGATTAATCAATCTTCTACGTACGTTGATGTTGCCAAAGATGGCATTGTGAATGTTAACGATGTTATTGCTGGTAATGACGACGATGAAGATGAATAA
- a CDS encoding PTS system mannose/fructose/sorbose family transporter subunit IID, producing MTNYKLTDADFKQINKRSLFGFQLGWNYERMQASGYLYTILPQLRKIYGDGTPELKEMMKTHTQFFNTSNFFNTIITGIDLAIEEKDGISGKDAVGGIKVGLMGPFAAIGDSIFASLIPTIFGSLAATMASNGNPVGIFIWIIAQIAVMVFRWKQLRFAYNRGVELVTTMQDQLNAVTDAASLLGVFMVGALVATMVNVKIALVPKIGDVPTNIQNILDTIMPGIVPAALVGFIYWILGKKGMTSTKAIWLVLVLCVALSAFGIISKAH from the coding sequence ATGACGAACTATAAATTAACCGATGCGGATTTTAAACAGATTAATAAACGAAGCTTGTTTGGTTTCCAGTTAGGCTGGAATTATGAAAGAATGCAGGCTTCAGGTTATCTCTATACAATTCTTCCTCAGTTACGGAAAATTTATGGTGATGGAACTCCGGAACTGAAAGAAATGATGAAGACTCATACACAGTTCTTCAACACTTCTAACTTCTTTAACACGATTATTACTGGTATTGATCTTGCTATTGAAGAAAAAGATGGCATTAGCGGGAAAGATGCTGTTGGTGGTATTAAAGTTGGTTTGATGGGACCATTTGCAGCAATTGGGGATTCAATCTTTGCTTCATTAATTCCAACAATCTTTGGTTCTTTAGCAGCTACTATGGCTAGTAATGGTAACCCGGTTGGTATTTTTATCTGGATCATTGCCCAGATTGCAGTTATGGTTTTCCGTTGGAAACAATTGAGATTTGCTTATAATCGAGGGGTTGAACTTGTTACAACAATGCAAGATCAACTAAATGCAGTTACAGATGCAGCATCTCTACTTGGAGTTTTCATGGTTGGAGCATTGGTTGCAACAATGGTTAATGTGAAAATTGCTCTTGTACCAAAAATTGGGGATGTGCCAACAAATATCCAGAACATTTTAGATACAATTATGCCTGGTATTGTACCGGCAGCTCTTGTAGGATTTATCTATTGGATCCTTGGTAAGAAGGGAATGACTTCAACTAAGGCAATCTGGTTAGTGCTGGTTTTATGTGTTGCTTTATCAGCATTTGGTATCATTTCAAAAGCTCACTAA
- a CDS encoding GntR family transcriptional regulator: MRQYKMSLYEQIIDLLQDKITRKMQPDDKLPSERELSKTYGVSRNTIRLALDKLLRSGYIYRKRGQGTFVANQKEHLADLSSSYSFTEQMKSLGRVPNTELIYLASMEASKVLTESMNLSLGAPLYKLKRLRCADGIPMLIERTFLPAEIFQGLTSERLANHSLYSVMKRDYQIEIERADESFYASLINRKDAKRLNVPKGSPCLNVQRITYDRQHRIVEYTMSVARGDQFIYEVHHVNS; the protein is encoded by the coding sequence ATGCGACAATATAAGATGTCACTATATGAACAGATCATTGATTTATTACAAGATAAAATTACTCGTAAAATGCAGCCTGATGACAAATTGCCGTCAGAGCGCGAGCTTAGTAAAACTTACGGAGTAAGTCGTAATACGATTAGGCTTGCTTTAGATAAACTTTTACGAAGCGGCTACATTTACCGTAAACGCGGGCAGGGGACCTTCGTAGCCAACCAGAAGGAACATTTAGCTGATTTATCAAGTTCTTATAGCTTTACGGAGCAAATGAAATCATTAGGTCGAGTTCCAAATACAGAATTAATCTATTTAGCCTCAATGGAAGCGTCAAAAGTCTTAACAGAAAGTATGAATCTTTCTTTAGGTGCCCCATTGTATAAGTTAAAAAGATTACGTTGTGCAGATGGAATTCCAATGTTGATTGAAAGAACTTTTCTACCGGCGGAGATCTTTCAAGGACTGACTAGTGAACGTCTTGCCAACCATTCTCTGTACAGTGTTATGAAACGCGATTATCAGATTGAGATTGAACGAGCGGATGAATCTTTTTATGCCAGCTTAATTAATCGAAAAGATGCTAAGCGGTTAAATGTACCAAAAGGTTCACCGTGTTTAAATGTTCAACGAATAACTTATGATCGGCAGCATCGAATTGTGGAGTATACAATGAGTGTTGCTCGTGGAGATCAATTCATCTATGAAGTTCATCATGTTAATTCTTAA
- a CDS encoding PTS mannose/fructose/sorbose/N-acetylgalactosamine transporter subunit IIC: MQWWQVLLLSLYAGYEILDELQIYSSLSAPVAAGLVSGLVMGDLKTGLYIGGQMQLTVLGVGTFGGASRIDATTGTVLATAFSVSVAGMKPEQAIAAIAVPVASLMVQLDVLARFANTYFEHRIDKNIEDFDYKAIERNFLFGAGPWALSRMIPVFLALAFGGKLVTQIVAWLNGPVKWLGDGLAVAGAALPAVGFAILLRYLPVKKHLPYLILGFVLTSLLSTVFTNIQTLGGGVLAVNKKFVGTFNALPMLAIAMIGLALALISYSRNRNSGGGGTQSTSNNSDSSSNNTSDGEEIEDDEL; this comes from the coding sequence ATGCAATGGTGGCAGGTTTTACTTCTTAGTTTATATGCAGGATATGAAATTCTCGATGAATTACAAATTTATTCATCATTAAGTGCTCCAGTTGCTGCCGGTCTTGTATCAGGTCTAGTAATGGGAGATTTAAAGACCGGTCTTTATATCGGTGGTCAAATGCAATTAACCGTTTTAGGTGTTGGTACTTTTGGAGGTGCATCAAGAATTGATGCAACTACCGGAACGGTTTTAGCAACAGCCTTCTCAGTTTCTGTTGCCGGAATGAAACCAGAACAGGCAATTGCGGCAATTGCAGTTCCAGTTGCAAGTTTAATGGTTCAATTGGATGTCCTTGCACGTTTTGCAAATACTTACTTTGAACATCGAATTGATAAGAATATTGAAGATTTTGATTATAAAGCAATTGAAAGAAACTTCTTGTTTGGAGCAGGTCCTTGGGCTCTTTCAAGAATGATTCCAGTATTCTTAGCATTAGCTTTCGGTGGAAAGTTAGTAACTCAGATTGTTGCTTGGTTAAATGGACCTGTTAAATGGTTAGGTGATGGTCTTGCCGTTGCAGGTGCTGCATTACCTGCAGTTGGTTTTGCAATTTTACTTCGTTACTTACCAGTTAAAAAGCATCTTCCTTATTTGATTCTTGGATTTGTACTTACATCGCTTCTTTCAACCGTATTTACTAATATTCAAACATTAGGCGGTGGTGTTCTAGCAGTCAACAAGAAATTTGTAGGAACATTTAATGCATTACCAATGTTAGCAATTGCTATGATTGGCTTAGCGTTAGCTTTGATTAGTTATAGCCGGAATCGTAATAGCGGCGGCGGAGGAACACAATCAACCTCCAATAACTCAGATTCTAGTTCTAATAACACTTCAGACGGGGAGGAAATAGAAGATGACGAACTATAA
- a CDS encoding DUF3114 domain-containing protein: MKSEQLIKLEIESLRRDGWNRRALKTLINVINSDNLKDQLIQAHLIGSEIFSLLIEAQFKKSSNYRQVLSFIMGLVTNTNGEIDFSLQAPYHFDPKMGPDNPFLSDFAKWVRQAYFESQRDQGPEYVGLNDQLGCQLQIFRQLIDQQNVRFLINYSQNERTNMYQGLLRYLKNKNIKPKFSVEANFHSKYLKEQGFSRQKNFKIEVENQMSEFIFSLDLGHSIVSQWVRGTRLLPDGTMDLTYNYTDLEQENILDGESFNYGYGGTKFQHRYLDVNQPVVNDVRTKLKAEHRWTSENDWYAVNAGDYADIVRQDSETDILAWDDYQLYVKQDESQLLQKYRDFVDFCRMQNVNKGFADYYKKYGRDRLYNKKLA, encoded by the coding sequence ATGAAAAGTGAACAATTAATTAAATTAGAAATAGAAAGTTTAAGGCGTGACGGTTGGAATCGTCGGGCGTTAAAAACTTTGATTAATGTTATTAATTCCGATAATCTAAAAGATCAGTTAATTCAGGCTCATCTTATTGGTTCGGAGATTTTTTCTCTATTAATAGAAGCACAGTTTAAAAAAAGTTCCAATTATCGGCAAGTATTGTCTTTTATCATGGGACTTGTCACAAATACAAACGGTGAAATAGATTTTAGTTTACAGGCACCTTATCACTTTGATCCTAAAATGGGACCAGACAACCCTTTTTTAAGTGACTTTGCTAAATGGGTTAGACAGGCATATTTCGAATCTCAAAGAGATCAAGGTCCCGAATATGTAGGACTTAATGACCAATTAGGTTGTCAGCTGCAAATTTTTCGTCAGCTCATTGACCAGCAGAACGTGCGGTTTTTAATTAATTATTCTCAAAATGAACGAACTAATATGTATCAAGGACTTTTGCGCTATTTAAAAAATAAAAATATCAAACCGAAATTTTCAGTAGAAGCTAATTTTCACTCCAAGTATCTTAAAGAACAGGGATTTTCGAGACAGAAAAACTTTAAAATCGAAGTAGAAAACCAAATGTCAGAGTTTATTTTCAGTTTGGACTTAGGGCATTCAATCGTTAGTCAGTGGGTTAGAGGGACGAGGCTTTTACCCGATGGCACGATGGATTTAACCTATAACTATACTGATTTAGAGCAAGAAAATATTTTAGATGGAGAATCATTTAATTACGGTTACGGGGGTACAAAATTTCAACACCGCTATCTTGATGTTAATCAGCCAGTCGTTAATGATGTAAGAACCAAATTAAAGGCAGAACACCGCTGGACCTCAGAAAATGATTGGTATGCAGTTAATGCTGGTGATTATGCTGATATTGTTCGTCAAGATTCAGAAACTGATATTTTAGCCTGGGATGATTACCAGCTTTATGTTAAGCAGGATGAGTCACAACTCCTGCAAAAATATCGTGATTTTGTTGATTTTTGCCGGATGCAAAACGTGAACAAAGGTTTTGCTGATTATTATAAAAAGTATGGTCGCGATCGTCTCTACAATAAAAAGCTCGCTTAA
- a CDS encoding YdcF family protein — protein MKKFKSITKSLVITMILAMGITAAPTNILAKDNAAINYPKYTVKATEKKVQKTFGTEDRLNVIDRSILFNYWHKPDFAQTQKAGITEKSNIPLMEKLYRLALKVDPLNPKYLDGLGSVLMMQDGKSNQAMHAWNSAVASKPGDYYAKAALAGYFQYMIDDPAFNNSINDIAKGDSQRASRLKYSFDTLTHARTMKLNTKNSELKLAKNDPTHFIVLLGFVLDDKGKIQPTLKQRLNTTLKLAQSYPKARILVAGGQLPQEPKVESTVMKKWLVKKGIKSSRITQEDRSLDTVENSLNSSAILKEKNAKTVTLVTSASHMRRAWTLFEIGEKMAYSDQDYQYSIENLVSIDDKKFLQPITKATDAKKIVTDLLRINGYWVLPEIQR, from the coding sequence ATGAAAAAATTTAAAAGTATAACTAAGTCATTGGTCATTACAATGATTCTTGCAATGGGAATAACAGCGGCTCCTACAAATATTTTAGCCAAAGATAATGCAGCTATCAATTATCCTAAATATACAGTTAAGGCTACTGAGAAAAAGGTTCAAAAAACTTTTGGTACAGAAGATCGACTTAATGTAATTGATCGATCAATTTTGTTTAATTACTGGCATAAACCAGATTTTGCACAAACTCAAAAGGCAGGAATTACTGAAAAAAGTAATATTCCTTTAATGGAAAAATTGTATCGGTTAGCTTTAAAAGTTGATCCATTAAATCCTAAATATCTTGATGGTTTGGGATCGGTCTTGATGATGCAGGATGGTAAATCTAATCAAGCAATGCACGCATGGAATTCTGCAGTAGCATCAAAGCCAGGTGATTATTATGCAAAAGCTGCACTTGCTGGTTATTTTCAATATATGATAGATGATCCTGCTTTTAATAATTCGATAAATGATATCGCAAAAGGTGATAGTCAACGCGCATCTCGCTTAAAATATTCATTTGATACATTAACTCATGCTAGAACAATGAAGCTAAATACGAAGAATAGTGAGTTAAAATTAGCTAAAAATGATCCAACTCATTTTATCGTTTTATTAGGTTTCGTTTTAGATGATAAAGGTAAAATTCAGCCGACGTTAAAGCAAAGGCTTAATACAACTTTGAAATTGGCTCAATCTTATCCAAAAGCAAGAATTTTAGTAGCAGGAGGACAATTACCACAAGAACCAAAAGTAGAATCAACGGTTATGAAGAAATGGCTTGTTAAAAAAGGAATTAAATCTTCGCGAATTACCCAAGAAGATCGATCATTAGATACAGTAGAAAATTCATTAAATTCTTCGGCCATTTTAAAAGAAAAAAATGCAAAAACCGTAACATTGGTTACGAGTGCATCTCACATGAGAAGGGCTTGGACTTTGTTTGAAATTGGAGAAAAGATGGCATATTCTGATCAAGACTATCAATACTCAATTGAAAATCTAGTGTCTATTGATGATAAGAAGTTTTTACAGCCAATAACAAAAGCTACTGATGCTAAAAAAATTGTCACTGATTTATTGAGAATTAATGGATATTGGGTTTTACCTGAGATTCAACGTTAA
- a CDS encoding C39 family peptidase: MIQKNKLRKCAVVLAMFSIFATPSNEIFAKTKIPSTVKTKAKNKNIKLSDNDTAVSLAASNAVITVHYLPGYKIAVRNTYSAERQNTGNYLPHNTAWKVFKAVYYQGHVWYNLGGNQWVSDEYTTVTSGTVETPNIVSNTPLNFTGNDQLLSLNGIVSIHYVPNYGIMIWDGYTDSRKPLNRYLPHDSNWRVFSAIQHGGHVWFNLGGNQWIDGDYAYYTADEDSKNMGIPYINQYTNNAPYGCEAASALEAMHYKGKLTDWNLPQFLKTMPISSDDNPYHGFAGTPYKSVSGVFQTIFPSSFVPWVSKYTDVTDISGASVDDIADQVKKGNPVVAWITVGFQKPKFSSYFWGAAVDNLHVLTVDGYNNAQFHVSDPMKGGYWISKTQFYEAYAPYHYAVAFN; this comes from the coding sequence TTGATTCAAAAAAATAAACTTAGAAAATGTGCAGTAGTTTTAGCAATGTTTTCAATATTTGCCACCCCCAGCAATGAAATTTTTGCTAAAACCAAAATTCCTTCGACTGTAAAGACGAAGGCCAAAAATAAAAATATTAAATTATCAGATAATGATACCGCAGTTTCACTTGCTGCTTCAAATGCTGTCATTACAGTTCACTATTTACCGGGATATAAGATTGCAGTACGTAATACTTATAGCGCAGAAAGACAAAATACGGGTAATTATTTACCGCATAATACAGCGTGGAAAGTTTTTAAAGCAGTGTATTACCAAGGACATGTTTGGTATAACCTAGGCGGTAATCAGTGGGTAAGTGATGAGTATACAACAGTAACCAGCGGGACAGTAGAAACTCCCAATATTGTTAGTAATACACCGTTAAATTTTACAGGAAATGATCAGCTTTTATCACTTAATGGGATTGTTTCCATCCATTATGTACCAAATTATGGCATTATGATTTGGGACGGCTATACTGATTCCCGCAAACCGTTAAATCGGTATTTGCCGCATGATTCTAATTGGCGGGTATTTTCGGCTATTCAACATGGTGGACATGTTTGGTTTAATTTAGGCGGTAACCAATGGATTGATGGAGATTACGCTTATTACACAGCCGACGAAGATAGTAAGAACATGGGGATCCCATATATCAATCAATATACCAATAATGCTCCTTACGGCTGTGAGGCAGCTTCAGCGCTAGAAGCAATGCACTATAAAGGAAAGTTGACTGATTGGAATTTACCGCAGTTTCTTAAAACAATGCCGATTTCTTCGGATGATAACCCATATCACGGATTTGCCGGAACACCTTATAAGTCAGTTTCAGGTGTATTTCAGACAATTTTTCCTTCGTCTTTTGTACCATGGGTTTCTAAGTATACTGATGTGACGGATATCAGCGGTGCTTCAGTTGACGATATTGCGGATCAGGTTAAAAAGGGTAATCCAGTAGTAGCATGGATTACGGTTGGCTTTCAAAAACCAAAATTTTCTAGTTATTTCTGGGGAGCGGCAGTAGACAACCTTCATGTTTTAACGGTCGATGGATATAATAATGCACAATTTCACGTTTCTGATCCAATGAAAGGTGGTTATTGGATCTCAAAAACTCAATTTTATGAAGCATATGCACCTTATCATTACGCAGTTGCATTTAATTAA
- a CDS encoding CopY/TcrY family copper transport repressor, which yields MEEQVDISQAEWEIMRIIWTLGPTRTNTLVKILKDKMKWKDSTTKTLLARLTKKEFLTPTKEGREFCYASNITEDEAIDKAAKNLFSNICAMKVGSSLNRLIKNTPLSKSDISSLEQLLENKYQTAPETISCNCVPLEYQMDCCAVVKDESHEL from the coding sequence ATGGAGGAACAGGTTGATATAAGCCAAGCTGAATGGGAAATTATGAGAATTATCTGGACTCTTGGCCCGACAAGGACAAATACCTTAGTAAAAATATTAAAAGATAAGATGAAATGGAAAGATTCCACTACAAAAACACTTCTTGCCCGCCTAACGAAAAAAGAATTTCTTACACCGACAAAAGAAGGCCGCGAATTTTGTTATGCATCTAATATTACAGAGGATGAAGCAATCGATAAAGCGGCAAAAAATCTTTTTAGCAATATTTGTGCAATGAAAGTCGGATCTTCACTAAACAGACTCATTAAAAATACACCTCTTTCAAAATCAGATATTTCAAGCTTAGAACAATTGCTTGAAAATAAATATCAAACGGCTCCCGAAACAATTAGTTGTAACTGTGTACCGCTTGAATACCAAATGGATTGTTGTGCGGTAGTAAAGGATGAAAGTCATGAATTATAA
- a CDS encoding MalY/PatB family protein, with product MNYNFDEIIDRRQTNSSKWDVKENELPLTTADMDFKTAPEIISELKDKVAAGIFGYENPSEDYFAAVKSWFHSEHQTEIQRDWMLFSTGVIPALSSIVRRLTHPAENVVVQSPVYNIFFNSIENNGRRALENKLIYNPETREYQIDFVDLKKKLQEPQTTMMILCNPHNPTGNVWSKSELEKIAAYCNENQVILVSDEIHGDLVLEGNGYTPLFSIDPSLTNQAISLTSPSKTFNLAAIHAATVIVKNPFLRYQIDRGLNNDEIAEPNLTAIPGTIAAYRYGAPWLKELKSYLRDNRQLVEDTLDNKINGIKLVNGQATYLLWLDCSLINKSSIEIVEEIRNQTGLILSPGKIYRGNGDHFLRISIAYPRKVLKDALSRLIQAI from the coding sequence ATGAATTATAATTTTGATGAAATTATTGATCGAAGACAAACAAATTCTAGTAAATGGGATGTTAAAGAAAATGAACTGCCATTAACTACGGCGGATATGGATTTTAAAACAGCACCCGAAATTATCAGTGAGCTTAAAGATAAGGTTGCAGCTGGAATTTTTGGTTATGAAAATCCCTCAGAAGATTATTTTGCAGCGGTTAAATCTTGGTTTCATAGTGAACATCAGACCGAAATTCAGCGAGACTGGATGTTGTTTTCCACGGGAGTAATCCCAGCCCTCTCTTCGATCGTCAGACGTTTAACTCACCCGGCAGAAAATGTTGTTGTTCAAAGCCCTGTCTATAATATCTTTTTTAATTCAATCGAGAATAATGGACGTAGAGCTTTAGAAAATAAGTTAATTTATAATCCTGAAACTAGAGAATATCAGATTGATTTTGTTGATCTGAAAAAGAAATTGCAAGAACCTCAGACGACAATGATGATTCTTTGTAACCCGCATAATCCAACTGGAAATGTTTGGTCAAAATCAGAGTTAGAAAAAATTGCAGCTTATTGTAATGAAAATCAGGTTATTTTGGTTAGTGACGAAATTCATGGTGATTTAGTGCTTGAAGGAAATGGTTATACACCGCTTTTTTCAATAGATCCGAGCCTGACTAATCAGGCAATTTCTTTAACTTCTCCAAGTAAGACTTTCAATTTGGCAGCTATTCATGCGGCAACGGTAATTGTTAAAAATCCATTTTTGCGCTATCAGATTGATCGAGGACTTAACAATGACGAGATTGCAGAGCCAAACTTAACGGCGATTCCAGGAACAATTGCAGCCTATCGCTATGGAGCTCCTTGGCTGAAAGAGTTAAAAAGTTATTTGCGAGATAATCGACAATTAGTCGAAGACACTTTAGATAATAAAATAAATGGAATTAAGCTGGTCAATGGTCAAGCAACCTATCTTCTGTGGCTTGACTGCAGCTTAATTAATAAAAGTTCAATCGAAATTGTTGAAGAGATTCGTAATCAAACAGGTTTAATATTGTCACCCGGCAAAATTTATCGAGGCAACGGGGATCACTTTCTTCGGATCAGTATCGCATATCCTCGTAAAGTGTTAAAAGATGCACTAAGTCGGTTAATCCAAGCTATCTAA
- a CDS encoding PTS system mannose/fructose/N-acetylgalactosamine-transporter subunit IIB, translating to MTIIGVRIDGRLIHGQVANLWANKLNVGRFLVVDDEVAGNQIEKSGLKLATPAGVRLSVLPVDKAADHILAGKYDAQRLFIIARRPQPLLQLIEKGVPVETINVGNMSQTDETRSITRSINVVDDDVDTFNKIAEKGVKLTAQMVPSDDSQDFMSLLKKGENK from the coding sequence ATGACAATAATTGGTGTTCGAATTGATGGACGTCTAATCCATGGTCAAGTTGCAAATTTGTGGGCCAATAAGTTAAATGTCGGTCGCTTTTTAGTCGTTGACGACGAAGTTGCGGGAAATCAGATTGAAAAAAGCGGCTTGAAACTTGCTACGCCAGCAGGTGTAAGATTAAGTGTTTTACCAGTTGATAAAGCAGCAGATCATATTTTGGCTGGTAAGTATGATGCTCAGCGTTTGTTTATTATTGCGCGCAGACCTCAACCTTTATTACAGTTGATTGAAAAAGGTGTTCCGGTTGAAACTATCAACGTAGGAAATATGTCACAAACTGATGAGACTCGTTCAATAACGAGATCAATTAATGTGGTTGATGATGATGTCGATACCTTTAATAAGATTGCTGAAAAAGGGGTTAAGTTAACCGCTCAAATGGTACCGAGTGACGATTCTCAAGACTTTATGTCTTTGCTTAAGAAAGGGGAGAATAAATAA
- a CDS encoding Cof-type HAD-IIB family hydrolase, which yields MKEVQLVLTDLDSTLLTSDNEVPKQFYELIPQLEDLGVTIAIASGRPLITLKNLFPDPKMVLICDNGGLIYYNGKIRFKSLIPVNEYQSMISLVNRKTKAVPIVCGLDAGYIPVNFPRVAERLTSFFKELRLVDDMSKLNVEADKFTAFSIDQQSRKTYQQVMEPALSTKYSVVVGSDEAVDVMNKGINKGSAVKFLGEQLKIEPQKMMAFGDAENDASMLKRVKYSYLVSNHAIGMEKWAKYRTSSNDDLGVIKVLNQLMTEKN from the coding sequence ATGAAGGAAGTTCAATTAGTTTTAACTGATTTAGATAGTACACTTTTGACAAGCGACAATGAAGTTCCAAAGCAATTTTATGAATTGATACCTCAATTAGAGGATTTAGGAGTTACCATCGCAATTGCCAGTGGAAGGCCATTGATAACACTTAAAAACTTATTTCCCGATCCCAAAATGGTTCTGATTTGTGATAACGGGGGCTTAATTTATTATAACGGGAAAATTAGATTTAAATCTTTAATTCCTGTCAACGAATATCAATCAATGATCTCTTTAGTGAATCGAAAGACTAAAGCAGTGCCAATCGTTTGTGGATTAGATGCAGGCTACATTCCGGTTAATTTTCCGCGGGTTGCTGAACGGTTAACATCATTTTTTAAAGAGCTGCGGTTAGTTGATGATATGTCTAAATTAAATGTTGAAGCTGATAAATTCACTGCATTTTCGATCGATCAACAAAGTCGTAAAACGTATCAGCAAGTGATGGAGCCAGCTCTTAGCACAAAATATTCAGTTGTTGTGGGCTCAGATGAGGCGGTTGATGTGATGAATAAAGGAATTAACAAAGGAAGTGCAGTCAAATTTTTGGGTGAGCAGTTAAAAATTGAACCGCAAAAAATGATGGCCTTTGGAGATGCCGAAAACGATGCTTCAATGTTAAAAAGAGTTAAGTACAGCTATTTAGTTTCCAATCATGCCATTGGAATGGAAAAGTGGGCTAAATACCGAACTAGTTCAAACGATGATCTGGGGGTAATTAAAGTTTTAAATCAATTAATGACAGAAAAAAATTAA
- a CDS encoding aldo/keto reductase, with protein MKTVILAGKKVPAIGIGTWHMGSSRDTHDIQLKALQAGLDLGAKVIDTAEMYGSGDSEVLVGEAIKFYERADLFLISKFLPSNASSKRIEKSLDDSLKRLQTDYLDLYLYHWRGMTPLAETVNELERLKDTGKIHNWGISNFDTNDLKELWELPNGENAQTNEVLYNLASRGIEYDLIPWQKEHHLPLIAYSPVGAGVENHGLEIKQNPNVLRVAEKHNATSYQIMLAWVIRNGETIAIPQTSNPEHMKINLAAGEITLDSDDLLLLDQAYPKPTHKQILEQL; from the coding sequence ATGAAAACAGTAATTTTAGCAGGCAAAAAAGTTCCCGCTATCGGGATTGGGACCTGGCATATGGGAAGTTCCCGTGATACTCACGATATCCAGCTTAAAGCCTTACAGGCTGGACTTGATTTAGGAGCAAAAGTCATTGATACTGCAGAAATGTATGGATCGGGCGACAGCGAGGTTCTTGTTGGCGAAGCAATTAAATTTTACGAAAGAGCAGACCTTTTTTTAATTTCTAAATTTCTACCTAGTAATGCAAGTTCAAAAAGAATTGAAAAAAGTCTCGATGATTCCCTTAAAAGATTACAAACTGACTATCTTGACCTTTATCTTTATCATTGGCGCGGAATGACTCCTTTAGCGGAAACCGTTAACGAACTTGAACGTCTAAAAGATACAGGAAAAATCCATAATTGGGGAATCTCTAATTTTGATACTAATGATCTCAAAGAACTTTGGGAACTGCCAAATGGAGAAAATGCTCAAACAAATGAAGTTCTTTATAACCTCGCCAGTCGAGGAATTGAATATGATTTGATCCCGTGGCAAAAAGAACATCATCTTCCGCTCATTGCTTATAGTCCTGTTGGCGCTGGAGTAGAAAATCACGGACTTGAAATCAAACAAAATCCCAACGTATTACGGGTGGCAGAGAAACACAATGCTACCAGTTATCAAATTATGTTAGCTTGGGTCATTCGTAACGGGGAAACGATTGCTATCCCGCAAACCAGTAACCCTGAACATATGAAAATAAATCTTGCAGCCGGTGAAATAACTTTAGATTCAGATGACTTGTTGTTACTCGATCAAGCTTATCCAAAACCGACGCACAAGCAAATTTTAGAACAACTTTAA